In Planococcus shixiaomingii, the DNA window TCCGCAAAACAGCTCCGCTTTCCGCTGACTCGCGCTAAACTAACTTGGACTAATGTCCGAGTCGGTTTTGGAACTTTATCGCTACTCAGCCCGCAGCGGCTCAAAAAAGTTAGGAGAAAAAAACTGAAAGCAAACTCAATATAATCGAGTTCGCTTTCAGTCTTCGTTAGTTCATACTAAAGTCTAATTTCTCCCTCAGCTTATCTTCGCTGAAAATCCAGCCTGTGTAGGATTGGATGACTTTGTATTCGTGGTTTAAGCGAGCAACGGCGACAAATGGATAATAGTCATTGCTGCGATAGCGCAAATCGATCAGTCGGACTTCATAAACGCCGTCGATTTCACTGATCTCCCACCGGTAAAGTGGGGAGAAGGAAACGAATGCTGCCAAGTTTTTGTCTTTAAGGGCTGCCTGCATCAAGTTAGTCGAAGGCAAAGGATGTCGCAGAAATTTATCATAGATGTTGATGGAACGTCCATACGCTCGCCCTACATAATGATGGGTTTCAGAATCCGCAGCAACACGCCATTGGAAAAAGCGTATGGTCGGAGCGACTATAATGTTTTTTGCACCTGGAACCGTATTGCGAACAGCGTGCTTAACAGCTGCCTGTACAGCAAAACGGACTACGTAATAGAAAAACAAGAGAACGTACAAGATGGAAATTGTCCAAACTGGATCGGCACCGAATGCCCAAAACATTAAGGCGATCAAATGAGCGCCAAAAATAATCGGATCAAACGTATTGATGACGCCAAGGGCTACCCATTTATTTGAGAATGGCCGAAGCGCCTGTGTGCCGTATGAATTGAAAATGTCCACAAAAACATGAAGAAAGACGGCTAAAAACGTCCAAAGCCATACGTGGAGAATATTCGCTTCCTGGAAAATAAGCCCTAACACAAACGTTATTAAAATCGGCCACAATATTACGGCCGGTATGGAATGTGTGATGCCTCGGTGGTGCCGGATGTAAACGGCATTGTTCCGAAGTTTAAGTACCGTGTCAATATCAGGGGCTTGAGAGCCGATGATGGTTCCTGCGATTACAGCAGTCATGGTGATAGGATGGCTGGCTACTACGGGGTCCGCCATGGCGAGTCCGCCTAAAGCGATGCCCATGACAACATGCGTGCCTGTATCCATTGCCTCATCCCCTTTCTGTAAATTGAATTTTTGTCGGCAATCTATAAATTTTGTTAAAATAGTAACATGCATTACTGAATGTATAATACCCGATATTCCTTAGGAATAATCAACCCCACAGGAGGCCATGACAATTAATATCGATAAAAAGCAATTTCAACAAGATTTAATCAGCTGGTTCTTAGCGGAAAAAAGAGATCTGCCGTGGAGACGTACCGCGGACCCTTATCAAATCTGGATTTCAGAAATTATGCTGCAGCAAACTAGGGTAGATACGGTAATCCCTTATTATAAACGTTTTGTCGAGAAATTTCCGACATTGCAGGCTCTTGCGGAAGCGGATGAACAGATTTTGCTGAAAGAATGGGAAGGACTCGGCTATTATTCGCGTGCCCGCAATCTGCAGGCAGGTGTAAAAGAAGTGGCGGAAAATTACGGAGGCATTGTCCCGGACAACCGCAAGGAATTTTCTGCATTAAAAGGGGTTGGCCCTTATACCGCTGGAGCTGTTTTAAGCATTGCTTATGGCATTCCAGAGCATGCCGTTGACGGAAACGTCATGCGTGTGCTGTCGCGGATTTTATTGATCGAAGAAGACATTGCCAAGCCGAAGACGCGAAAAATATTCGAAGAAGCTGTGACGGAAATTATCAGCCACGACGATCCGTCTTCATTCAACCAAGGGCTGATGGAGCTTGGCGCATTAATTTGCACGCCGACTTCACCGAAATGTTTATTATGCCCGGTAAGGGAACATTGTTCCGCTTTCGATAAAGGAAAGCAACAAGACTTGCCGATTAAAACAAAAGCAAAGAAAAACAAAGCGATGCAGTACGCGATGATTGCCGTTAAAGAAGGCGATTGCGTCTTGATGGAACAGCGGCCGGCTACTGGTTTGCTGGCGAATATGTGGCAATTTCCGATGATAGAATTAGCAAAAGAGGCGTTGCCGCTCGAAATTGAAGAAGAACTTTCCGAGAACTTCAGCGGTGTGGTTGATGGTGTTGAAAAAATTACTTCTTTTAAACATGTCTTTTCTCATTTAACATGGAATGTGGATGGCTATATTGCCAAAGGAGAAAATTTAATATTACCAGCTCATATGAAATGGGTGACTGCGGCAGAACTGGAATTATTGCCGATAGCAGGACCTGTTCAAAAAATGAAAACAGCATTACTACTTAGAGGAGATGTGTGACTATGGCGGAACAAAAAGTAGCATTGGTAACAGGAAGCAGCAGAGGGCTTGGCAAGGCGATGGCGATTGCGCTTGCTGACCAAGGATATGACATTGTGGTCAACTATGCCCGCAGCAAAACAGCGGCACTTGAAACGGTTAAAGAAGTAGAAGCGCGAGGACAACGTGCGCTGCTTGTGCGCGCCAATGTCGGCGATGTTGAAAAACTGCGCGGCATGTTCGAAACGATTAAAGAAGAATTTGGCCGTTTGGACGTGTTTGTTTCCAATGCAGCTTCAGGCGTGTTGCGCCCGATTATGGAATTGGAAGAATCCCATTGGGACTGGACGATGAACATCAATGCGAAAGCGATGTTGTTCGGCGCCCAGGAAGCGGCAAAACTGATGGACAAAGGCGGGAAAATTGTCGGGATTTCTTCGCTCGGCTCAATCCGCTATTTGGAGAACTATACGACAATCGGCGTATCAAAAGCGGCTGTTGAATCCATCACCC includes these proteins:
- a CDS encoding metal-dependent hydrolase, which translates into the protein MDTGTHVVMGIALGGLAMADPVVASHPITMTAVIAGTIIGSQAPDIDTVLKLRNNAVYIRHHRGITHSIPAVILWPILITFVLGLIFQEANILHVWLWTFLAVFLHVFVDIFNSYGTQALRPFSNKWVALGVINTFDPIIFGAHLIALMFWAFGADPVWTISILYVLLFFYYVVRFAVQAAVKHAVRNTVPGAKNIIVAPTIRFFQWRVAADSETHHYVGRAYGRSINIYDKFLRHPLPSTNLMQAALKDKNLAAFVSFSPLYRWEISEIDGVYEVRLIDLRYRSNDYYPFVAVARLNHEYKVIQSYTGWIFSEDKLREKLDFSMN
- the mutY gene encoding A/G-specific adenine glycosylase, with product MTINIDKKQFQQDLISWFLAEKRDLPWRRTADPYQIWISEIMLQQTRVDTVIPYYKRFVEKFPTLQALAEADEQILLKEWEGLGYYSRARNLQAGVKEVAENYGGIVPDNRKEFSALKGVGPYTAGAVLSIAYGIPEHAVDGNVMRVLSRILLIEEDIAKPKTRKIFEEAVTEIISHDDPSSFNQGLMELGALICTPTSPKCLLCPVREHCSAFDKGKQQDLPIKTKAKKNKAMQYAMIAVKEGDCVLMEQRPATGLLANMWQFPMIELAKEALPLEIEEELSENFSGVVDGVEKITSFKHVFSHLTWNVDGYIAKGENLILPAHMKWVTAAELELLPIAGPVQKMKTALLLRGDV
- the fabL gene encoding enoyl-[acyl-carrier-protein] reductase FabL, which produces MAEQKVALVTGSSRGLGKAMAIALADQGYDIVVNYARSKTAALETVKEVEARGQRALLVRANVGDVEKLRGMFETIKEEFGRLDVFVSNAASGVLRPIMELEESHWDWTMNINAKAMLFGAQEAAKLMDKGGKIVGISSLGSIRYLENYTTIGVSKAAVESITRYLAVELAPKGIAVNTVSGGALDTDALKHFPNREELLNDARVNTPAGRMVEIDDMVKTALFLISDAADMIRGQTIIVDGGRSVVL